Within the Clostridium scatologenes genome, the region TTTATTTTTCCGATTTTTCAAATTTCAATTCATAAATATTAAAATATTATTTAATTTCCAATTTAAACTTTCTACTAAAAATTTATAATAAAATCATAAAAAGCTTGATTTTTTTTATTTCCATGATATAATAGTCTAACAAACAAAGTTTATTAATAAAATTTATCCAAAAATATTTTTTATTAATAAAAAATATTTTTATAAGGAGGTATTAGCCAATATGGAAATAATATTTGAAATTCCTATAGACGTTATAGAAGAATGTTTAGTATACTTAGATTAAACTATTATATTTAAGAAGGGATGATTTAAATGAAAAAGTCAAAGAAATATATGACTAAAAATTTAAGCTTCACTATTAATCTTAACGAAATGGCTTTAAATTCTAGAAAATTCAATGCTAGCGAAATTTCTAGAGGTACTGGTATGCATAAGTCTAAAAAAGGTAAAGGTTCATATACCCGTAAGAATAAAAATTGGGATTATTCTTACGGGTATTATTTTTTCATTTAAAAGTTGTTAAAATTTTTTATAAGATAACCTAAGTAAAATTCAAATTTAACTTTTGTATCTGTTAAATCCTTTTTTAAAATTTCCTGTATTTTATTAATTTTGTACATTAATGTATTTCTATGCAAATAAAGTTTTTTTGATGTTTGTATATAATTTCCGTTTTTTTCTATAAATACATAAAATATATGCGTAAAATCAGTATCATTTTGAGCATCATATTGCTCAAGTATGCCTACAGTCTCATCATAATATTCCTTTAATAAAGTTACATTTTTTATTTCACTAAGTAATTTATAAGCTCCTATATCTGAATAAAACATATTTTTGTCATTACTACCTTCTGATTTTATCACTTTTAAAGTTTTCAAAGCTTCTAAATAAGTTGTCTTTATTTCAGAAAATTCAGTATATGCACTTCCAACTGCTATACTCAAATTAATATCTAAAAAGTTCTTTTTACCATTTTCTCTTATACCCTCCAAAAGCTTTTCTAAATTAATAAGCTTATCTTTTTCATTTATCATAAGAAAAACTACAGATTCATTTTCTAAAAGGCTAATAGGTTGAAATTTTGCATCCCAAATTGAGCTATTAACGCATCTTAAAAAGCTACTTTTCATATGTAGTATACTTTGTTCATCCTTAACATTTTTAGAAGATAAATATTCTTGAAATCGATCTATTGATACAATAATTATTCTAAATGATTTAAATGAAGCATAACCGGAATCTGAAAGCCTTTTTGTAAAATCTTCATAATTTACTTTATCTGATATTATATTCTTTAATAAATTTTCATAAGGAAGCTTTTCTAAATATAAT harbors:
- a CDS encoding PucR family transcriptional regulator → MEVTFDQLINLPELKDLKLVSGNKGIFRRVKWVHIMETPDIVSYAKSDELIILTGVAIFDNRNGFIELINGLIKKHAAGLIVNVGKYFSRVPDYIKRISDENDFPVFEIPWKISLSEVTKVICNHIVKLYLEKLPYENLLKNIISDKVNYEDFTKRLSDSGYASFKSFRIIIVSIDRFQEYLSSKNVKDEQSILHMKSSFLRCVNSSIWDAKFQPISLLENESVVFLMINEKDKLINLEKLLEGIRENGKKNFLDINLSIAVGSAYTEFSEIKTTYLEALKTLKVIKSEGSNDKNMFYSDIGAYKLLSEIKNVTLLKEYYDETVGILEQYDAQNDTDFTHIFYVFIEKNGNYIQTSKKLYLHRNTLMYKINKIQEILKKDLTDTKVKFEFYLGYLIKNFNNF